Part of the Spinacia oleracea cultivar Varoflay chromosome 5, BTI_SOV_V1, whole genome shotgun sequence genome, TTAATTTGTTCATTTTCATGTACTATCCACAAATATTCCTAAAACTTAGGGCTGAGGAAAACAATCCGAAAAACCAAAAACCTGAAACCCGGTCCGTAAAGTGGGTGCTTGAACCGATATGGTTATCGGTTCGAGTACCCGATCCGAAATTCGGATATCGGGTATGGTTACAGATATCATTTTACAAATAATGGGTACCCGATAACGATCCGTAAgtcttttactccctccgttcttaaatattagtcatgttttgacttttcaactcgtttcaactcaatatttaaatgtaaataTCTCCAGATGTgtatgttaaaaaaatataaaaatttgatattgttaaactacacattaagacgaacaaaataagatcccacatgaatatgttttgaagtacatattggaaagaaattagaagattctcttcaattgtgaatagtgtcaaaattccaAATGAGACTAATATTCGTGAACAGAGGGATAAGTTTTTCccaatttaaatatttttttcccAAGAGCATAAAATCTCTTGAAATCCTAAATCTTAATAATCAATTTATAATTTGAGTAAATTGTAATTTTATTAGTAACGTAGAGAAAATCATGTGCTAATGTTGGTAATTGTTGTTGAATGATACTACAATAATCTAGTTATAAAGTCTATTTTTTCCAATTAGATATCATATGGGTGCCCTatatccgatccgaaagttTGGACCCCCGAAGTACGGGTACCCGAACTTATCGGTTCGGTTATTGGATATCAATTTTAGCATTATTGCTTATCGGTTACCCGATCTGATTGCTCGGGTACCCGACCCATACTCAAACACAAATCTTACGAGCAttctggaacggagggagtaataaagtaATAGTGAGTCCTTGCGAAAAATAGAAAGGGGCAAACTAAATTGGGACAGATAAAAAAGGAAATAGGGCATTCTAAATTGGGACAAAGGTAGTAATTAATTATGTAGTTTATGAAACATGTTATTTTgagtaattatttatttaccaaaaatgtTAGCCACTAAGATAGGTTTGGTTTCATTTTATTACTAGGAGGAATGCTTTCTAAACTTAATTTAATGTGAATCAGGCATAAACCCATTAATGTGATGTTTTTGAAGAAATTCATATCCCACCTTTACTGCTATCACAACTGCATCCGTTTTTTTCCTGTGGTTATACTGTTGTATAGGGTGCTAATGAGTTGAGACAACCTGCAAGCTACTCAAGCCTCAAAATTCGTCTTGAGTGAGCTTGACTCGAACCTGAGCTCGGCTCGGTGTATTAATGAGTCGTTTAACTTATAATTTGACTCAAAAAACTTACGGGAAACTTCTTTACATAGTGTTCTTAAAATATAATTTACTAATTGAAATTAATATTTCCCATTTAATAGGAATTTTTCTTAAATAATTCTGTGATATAtttaagaaaaaggaagaagtaCAATAAGCGTTCATCTTCAGGACTGTCTTGAATCAAGTTCGAGCCTAGTCCAAGTCAAGCTCGAGCGCGAGTTTTCGAGTAGAGCTCTTCTACTTCAGTCGAATTGAAATCGAGGTTGACACACGTCATTAGCACCACTACTGGTGTTGGTTGAATAAATCATCAAGTCTCtaactttttaaaatatttaatgttGTTCCGAAAGTAGACAAacagaataattttttttttttgtatttccaGAGGTGGGTCTTTCAACACGGGGATTCGATGTGACCAGGCTAAATACCTATACAACGGTACGCTATATATCTCTCTATATGTTCAgtgtctcttttttctttttcctccagTGATTTGTGAGTCACATCAGTACCTGCCTAATTATCAGTCCatgttgtggattaatatttcaCTTCCTTAGACCCACCAAATTAATCTTGGATTCCTGCATCGTGGTATTTAAGGTCAATGTCTGATTCTGCATGCACCTGTATCTGATCTCCTTTTATAGGTGGCTGTTCAACATGTTGATCCTCTGCTCCTAGAAAAAGCTTTTGCTGCTCCTGTCATTGCAGTTGCTTCCCCTTCTGCTATTCGGTAATTGTTCCTCTTTTAAGAAAAAAGTTTACTGGAGGGAATGCTTCTGGATCTAACCCTTCTGCAGATAACACATGTTTCATTTTACCTGGTGGAATTTCTCTATCTGATTCCCTCTTGTTTGCCAACATAAATTGCATATGTTTGACCCAAATTTAAATTACAACTTTGTTAaactcatactccctccgtatttttttaagagatacacttggccgggcacgggtattaagaagaataattgaatgaaataaaataataaagcaagtggggttggatagatattttaataattaaacatgtggggaccatgtcattttggtgggtggaaggtggggtgggtttatgaaattattggtttaataggatggtgggtgatagggtatattagatgtattatttaattaggtggtggggttgataagttaccaaaaatggcaagtgtatctcttaaaaaaatacggccggaaaaggcaagtgtatctcttaaaaaaatacggagggagtatcatccAAGTTAGAGCCATTATTTCTTTCTTGAGCCTAACATGAATTCCATGTTTGAAAGTAGTATTCTAATGTCTATATCTAACTTTTGTGTCTTAAAATTCTGTAGAGCTTGGCTGAAATTTATCCCTTCTGCGGGGCAGTGGAATAATGCGGTTGCTTGCATTGGCGAGACAACTGGTTTGGCTGCCAAAAACTTTGGCCTGCAAAATATCTATTATCCGCTTAACCCTGGACTTGATGGGTAATTTTTGACCTTGAATCTGTTCTTCTATTATGTTCCCGATGTCAATTATGTATAACACAGTGGAGTAGGCATTTTACGCGTTTTTGTTGTTAATAAGTTGCCTACGTATTGGATTATCCTTTGGCACCAAACGTCTTTAAGTTTTAATTTCTGAATCCTGTTTTGCTTTGATACCAATCACACTGAAGAAACCATTGCCTCTCTGCCTCTAAGTTATTAACTGGGTTCTCCTGAGGAATAGGGTGAAAAACTGGATAGATCAGGCCTTACCCTACTAAGAGTCTGTTTCCCAATTTTTGGTAGGCTGTATATTTTACACCTCTGATTCTGAAGGTAATTGTGAAAGCTATTgtaaaaaattaacaataacAGGGGCAGTTGTCAGCGGACTTTGCCTAaacttatacttcgtattttaaTACTTGTGATCAAGTTAAACACGCTTCTTTTCTTCTAGGTCGAAAAGTGTATAATATGCAGGAAAAATTGACAAGAACAGCGGACTTTGCCTAAACTTATACTTTGTATTTTAATACTTGTGATCAAGTTAAACACGCTTCTTTTCTTCTAGGTCGAAAAGTGTATAATATGCAGGAAAAATTGACAAGAACAATTAGTacaaaatcatttttgggcaacAGCCTAGTTAACGAACAAAATGTTTACTGAAGGAGTGTTTGTATATATTATGAGTATTATATTAACCTGCATTGTGAATTAAGATTGTTTGGCAGATTTTCGATATATTTTACGAGTATAATATTCGACAAAATGTTAACAGAAGGAATGTTGGTATATTTTATGAGTAAAATATTGACCTGCATGCGAATTAAGATTGTTAGGCAGACATTGGATATATCGTGTCATTAACTTTGTCAAATTTCTGTATCTGCAGATGGGTGGACAGCATTCTTGATGCCCTAAAGGTGCATGATCATGTCCAAAAGGTGAATGGTGCCATTCCTACCTTTTCTTCATAAGTTTCTTTTGTGGCCCTTTTGATGCTGATAATATTTGCGTACTTTTCAGGCAGTGACGGGCTAAAGAGCTATTTTACCGATATAGCCATTATGATCTAAAATCATTCTCAAAGTTTCTTGCAGATTTGCTATAATAGAAGTTAAAGAGCAGCCTCTACTTTGTCATGCATAGAGGAGAGCATATCTGGTTTCTTTGATTCCTCTGGTTTGGCTAtccaactgatcaaatagataAGGCTTTTCTGATGGCTCGTCAAATTTGATGTCATAGAGATTTTCTTCCTAGCTAATTTAGGCTGGTGATAGAGAGCTGTATGTCAGTATTCTTCACACGTGAATGTACTCTACAAACCCAAGATGTACGAGTACGGAAATCTGTATAGATGTAGAAAACATTCTCAATCCGTGATAAAATCAGAATTGTAAATTAGACGGTCTCATGTCACCTCTAATGGCAATACGTGAGTATTACCCCTAATAAGGGTGACAATCAAGGGAAAATTCTAGGTGGTAATCTCCAGGTTTCACAAGTTCTAGATGGTGGAAAAATAAAAACGATAGTTTTAAAATGGCTTTGTGGTTTTAATTAATTGATGATTGGCCTTAATGATGGATTAGTTGTTAATCTTCCGTTAAATATTGATTTATGGGGTTAAATCGCTTACtattagagcatctccaatggttgtagctagggacttgtttgcaatttttagaaattccaagctactagcttgaccattggagttcaaatgataaattagcttggccaagcaaattagcttatttaagctaatttgcttgaaaaaacttggccaatgaaataatattaaattaaattaaattaaaatattgattGACAAATATGACTACATTAAATATTAAGCTAGTAGCTAACCACTAGGGTACTAACTAGCTAGAAATAAAAGTAGCTTGAAATATTATGTGACATGACAAGCTAATTTATAAATTAGCTTACCATTAAATATGCTCTTAATACCCTCAACTTAGCTTGCTTTCCCTCAAACAATTTCCCGCCCAACATTATATCTATGTTATTTAACCATAGCCACAAAGTTCCATCTTCCATCAGAAGTTTCAGTATCGATCCGAGCTTCTTGTGTGGTCAACTGGGTGTCCTGTCACACGGTCCCTGCTTCCCAGACCCGTTTGACTCATTCGGACCGGGTCCGAGTATCTGGCAGCAAAGGGAAGGGTTTCTCACCCCTCCAAATTCTCCGGCACCTCTGCCTCCGTTGCACCGATCACCTTCACCTTCACCTTCATTTAGCTCTTCTTTTCCGGCGGACAGCATCGACAGCCACGGCTATTTGGCCAACTCTCCAGTCAAATTTCAATTCTTCCACTTAGCAAATTCGGTCGACGATACCTATGAGTCGGAGGTTTTTCAATTTCAGGGCTTCGGAGCATACTGATCCATCGCAGATGGATTATTCCCCTGTCACGTCGTCGGAAAATTTTGTTGACACTTTGGAATTTGTGTTCTCTTTTGAATCCCTTGTTCCCTCTGGAAAAGGGAAGGAGCCAATGAAGTTGCAGTTATCTGGCACAAGTGATAAAGTTTGGAAGTGGGTTAAAAATGTTTGTCCTATGAAGCGTAAGGCTCAAGTGGCGACGACCCATAAAGAATTCTGATGAGGTTAATGATCCTTGTTGCTTGTTCCTGCTACCATTGAAGAAACGTCATTGTCTTTGTGGTTCTGTCAACCGTTCCATCTGTGGGGTCGGTTTCTGGTGGTGTGGCCAAAGTTGTTGGGCCACCAGCAGATAAGTGAAAATCTGCTCTTGGAATTGTAGGGGTTTGGGTTAAGCGTACTCCCCTAAAATTCCTTATTTGGCTTCGTTAGTCCGTTCTTTTGATGTAAATGTAGTGTTTGTCATGGAAACTATGCTCCCTGTAGTTAGTGCGTGTCAAAAGTTGTCATCCCTACTTTTTCCTGGGTTTTGTGGGGTTGACGTGGAGGGTTTAAGTGGCGGTCTTGCTCTTTTGTGGTCGTCTGATGTTCAACTAGTTCCTTTATAGTCTTATGTAAATTTCAGAATGTAATTAATGAAATAAGCTACATCGCCTACATGTTGTTTGTGTACAGGGTGCCTCATTACTCATATTGTTTTCATGTTGGATTGAAATATCTAGTATATTGGCTAGATATCCTAATATTGTTCTTATTGGGCGCCTCATTACTCAGATCGTTTTCATGTTGTTTGTGTACGGGGCGCCCCATCACTCTATTGTCATCCCGTATCACCACTCCTAAGCCTACATTGCAGTGATCAAGAACATCGACGTCTCTGTTGACTTTAACACATCCCACAGGTGGCCGAGACCATGAGTTTGCCGTCTGCGCACCTCGAGCCCGCAATAGTACTACAGTCACATGATATCTCTTtcatactccttccgtcccggaATATTCGAAACGGTTcaaccggcacagagtttaatgcattataattgactttttatttaattagatggtactccctccgtcccttaatattcgcatcgctttccttttcgggtcgtcccttaatacttgaactgcttctataaatggaaattttttaccaatattatattatttctcacacttacctactaacccacctacacccttactccctacaaaaaatcatttaaaatttcACACCCCACTACCCCCTACACATTTCCcattaactatattaaaaaaataccaacCTATCAACTACCACTCATTAAAttataagtcaattcaagtgtcttaaactcccACCGGTCAAactggtgcgagtattaagggacggagaaaGTAGTTGGtaatggggtatttttttaatgtacGTAGTGGGATGTGTGTCAAACTTTTAAAGAGGtaggggggtgggggtgggggtagtggaattttttaatgttatttCAGGGAGTAGGGATGTAGGTGGATCCTTGGGTAAGTGAGAAAttcatataatattaataaaagttttcatttttagaaacattgCAACAATCCGAGACGACCTTATACGGAAAACGTTTCGAGTATTCCAGGGCGGAGGGAGTAGttctattattatttaattagaataaataaattattcaaattaTTTCCTTGTTGTCATTTATCTTAAAACGTGTGAAGGACAAAAATTGATTAATCGTCTAACAATAATGTTCTCCATCCTAATAGTAGTAGTTCAAAACTAACCCATTTATGTTTCCAATCAAGTGAAGTGCTCTCCATTTACAAAAGTAACTAAAGTATGTCATATTGGACTCCTGCCCTACAATGTTGCAAATagcaagaaaagaaaaagtttGATTAGCAAAGTTTCTCCACTTTGACAACACTGGCCCTATAATATTGGTTGTCAATCAACATCATTGACCCAAATCCTTATGTTTTCGAATTTCACAGGTAAAAATCTCACTATTTTGAATAATATTGCAACTGTCATTAGTGTCAATAACGTTATTATACGGTTCTTTTTTTAGATGACCACCATTTCATTTTTAACACAATTCATATAATCtcctacctccgtttcatacaaatatttacggttactatttgcacaaatattaagacaaaaatgaaaaagttggttgaatataataaaatatggagaaGGTAAAAAAAATGTGTAAAATTGTGTGTGGttgtaaaaaaaaagaataaagtgaGAGAAAGTGAATGAAAATCTGTAAACATGGTGGGTAAGAAGagtaaggtagtaaatttttatgtcaaaaaatagactaaaacggaaagtataaaaatcattttgaaatagaggTAGTAGTTAACTTGAAATCTTGAACAATGAACAACCGGAGCCTAACCATCAATTACTTCGTATGataaaaatatagtcatgtagaatcttgttataatcgtctcattgtatagatttataatatcaacttttaataatttttaaccATTGGTAATTAAATGTATTAATGATTGAAATATTGCAATGGAAAACGTGACAAAAGAATTATGTCACATAAAAAATAAAGGAGAAAGTATTAGACTTTTAGTCGCATTAGTTTTTCTAATATTGTAATGCACTTATAATATAATCAATGAAATACACATCAATTCAAGGAGTTTTCCGGTAAACCCGATCTAAAAATATTGAATAGGTGAAAATGAAGAAATAACAGCAATGTCATTTATccttttaaacataatataaacAACTAAAGATGAAAACTAGTAGAGATTACACACTAAGAACGTTTATTGATTGAATAGAGTTGGTCAACTAATCCCAAAAGCACAGCACAAATATGCTTAAACCCATCTTCTCTAACCTTGAGCAAAGTAGGATAATCCACACATTGGTACCGATTGAATGCATTGTGGCAAGCGTTGGAATAATCAGAGGCACCCATTACATGGATAGAagcataatcataatcataatctTCCAAAGACAATTCATGTAAGCTAGACTTAAGAGAATCATTAGCATAAGAATACTCTGAAGCACATAACTGATATAACTTCTTTAAACTAGTATCCCTATTTCTACTACTAATCACTTGTGATTGTGATGATAAATAAGCATAAGTTTCCGATGCATTCACCATTCCTACATTCACCATGATAGTTGCTAGCCCTTTCAGATCCGAATTTGAGCTTGAAGGATACGATTTCAAGGAGGAGATGCATACATCACTATATTGAGTGTTTTTGCATGTTTTTTTGATGAAATCATCATCTCCTTTAACTACTTTTATTCTGTTATTGATGAAGATCAGCAAAACAAGTAGAAACAAAAGCTTAGACAATTTATCCATTTGAGCTTTGTTTAGTTGTTGTGGACTGAAAATCATGGACCTAGATTTATGGTTGTTATtggctcatataaaataatgtTCATGAATATGTAAATGTAGTAATAGTATTAACTATTTTATATAGGTGAGCTGTTTTGTTTGGTATCACTTTATAATAAGGCTAAATTTTGGTGTTGGCCCAAATGACAAAAACATATGTTCACGGGTCAATATGAAGCCACATATTCTACCATTTTGAAATTTATGGTGTTTTTGTTTATGTTAGGTAAAAGGAGCTGACATATATCCTTTTGTGTTTATACACATGATGCATACATTATACTTTAtatgttcttatttacatgacacaattgagtaACATAATTgagtttttgacactattcatacaagttcctttgacttccttttgtggtttatacttaagaaaaaatatagtcgtgtggggtcttgttagattcgtctcaataaatattttttaaatatcaactttatttaatattttcttatccataattagagatattaatgtttaaaatcgtgcattggcaaacgtgtctaaataattgtgtcatttaaaaaagaacggaggaagtattttatttaaatgatgAAAAAATGAGTAATTATTGTCTCAATAATAGAGATGGtttttgggttttaaatgaaattaaatttcACACTTTAATAGGAGTGTAATAGGTACTTTACAGAAGACACCAAGTCATCAGGCGTTTCCTTTATCCAAACGGAGAAGAGAAGGGAGGGTAAAGGATTCCTATCCCAAGGTGTCACTTGTAGTATCCCACCCTTAACGAGCTGCTTGCTAATTATATTTAACTTTGCTAAAATTACTTAACTTCACAACTTCGAAGATTTAATCACGACCTAATCAGCCACAATGACCCACAAaattcctttaaaaaaaattacaaacaaCCTAATAATAACTTTGAGAGAGCTTAAATTACAACTTGGATAACCAAAATCACGTTCTCTAAACAATACTAAGAATCCATAGCACCCTGAAATAACCACTAAGCATCTCCTATAGATACCTTAATCATGATCATCATAGTCTTGCAAAATATTTTAACTCTTCATCAACAACACATAAACTCCAAGTACTTATTGATGaacgacatttatgtcgctcttagcctaggattttatttcattttaattattagcattttattcttatttttatttagttttgtcAATAGTTGGTTTGTCGCGTTTTTGAATTAATCGCAATTTgatctcgtcttgcgtatattttactcgtttttgctctaaacgtgTCTTTCATGCTCAATATTATTGTGTAGAGTCATTTGGAGTATGAACGTGTTAAATAAAGTAATATTATGCTTAGACGATGATAAATATGCTTTATGATTTGGAAAAATGTTATATGATTTAATAATGTGCATGCTTTACAATTTGAAGGAGCTAGGCATTTGCGCACACACATCTCACCCTTGTGCACACACAGAAAACCACCAAAACCGTGCAGGAACTTCTTAAAAATATCAGCGCGCGCACATTCCTTGTGTGCGCACACAGCGGGGCGCTACGGCGATATAAAATTTCACAGCAGCTTATTCGCGGGCAGACTTCTTTGGACGAGCATAGAAGCAGCAGCAACGTAGAGGATTGACGAAGAGTAGCAACAATAGGATTAGATTAGAGCTAAAATATGAGTTTTAATTCATTGGATGGAACTTAGATTCTAGGTTTAAACAGTTAATTTCATATtctcttcttgaatttcttaGTTTTTTTCATCAATTTTTTCAGAATTTCCCTTCAATTTTGGTTCAAGTTTCCTCTTTaattttggtataattctctctcttttgttcttcaattcattCAGAGCTTTAATTGTTTATTCTTAGGTTTTTTGTATTATagttttatccttgattttttttatttgaattggtgattgattttggaggattcatatttgatttttctgatttttgatgattgaatttgtttaattgttgCCATTAGAGTCATGATTAGCATTGTTTTGATTATcttaattgtaattttttttttagtatgAGTGAGTAGTTCATAATCCAGAGGGAACAAAACTTTGGGTGTAGAATTGAGAATTTTGGAGAAGAATTGTGATTGTTAGTGTGATTATATGATGTTGGATTCCATGGCTAGTTAGTTTAGGATTAGCTAGCCTAAATTTCTAGAAGATTGGAGTGCTTAGTCTCGAATTGGCACGAAAGTGTGATTCGTGACTTGCATTATCTATCTTGGCTTGCCCATTCTTGAGTTCCTCTTCAAGTCTTGATTGTAGCGAAAGCTAAGTTAGTATTAGTTGAGAAGTTCTTGAAACCGAAAGGTATATTGTGGACCAGAA contains:
- the LOC110795552 gene encoding cell wall / vacuolar inhibitor of fructosidase 2-like, with amino-acid sequence MIFSPQQLNKAQMDKLSKLLFLLVLLIFINNRIKVVKGDDDFIKKTCKNTQYSDVCISSLKSYPSSSNSDLKGLATIMVNVGMVNASETYAYLSSQSQVISSRNRDTSLKKLYQLCASEYSYANDSLKSSLHELSLEDYDYDYASIHVMGASDYSNACHNAFNRYQCVDYPTLLKVREDGFKHICAVLLGLVDQLYSINKRS